Proteins from a genomic interval of Harpia harpyja isolate bHarHar1 chromosome 7, bHarHar1 primary haplotype, whole genome shotgun sequence:
- the MIIP gene encoding migration and invasion-inhibitory protein yields the protein MELEHLKRLRQANQELLQRLRMKQEEIRKRLPSKPLFPASLHNRTSTERSVPVAKKGKESQVNAVMSTADPAMLVSVELGAYAARAALCSSLKHSSNDRGVQQQQAKMHEAVGLDSSFPGKEKNVMPVSAIIMCGRETSGVDRDGYARGSPEKESFLLGHGENRKQSTLLHGFHEKKQLKGHLDPSLGRIQSEETSQQHVVIREPIIPKSILLTSQSKELKKEAGHVTFQSDPEEYTIPVSSWSVRPFLGYDWIAGLLDTNSSVVEESDQYFAELHKFRQANREACVHEQHLEPEALDDIVPEQEPDLITSLHKCVYCYRLNQRLFTVPVDSESACPVCKIPRTQQPAETLEEPAYVRVSIPRSTLMPAYKYKAHRRKSFEPADNLALPSHCLAGWENIIPSSNPRLSSLDLRASLEEKPSHHPRLNSVSRVSGRTRTDQLLNLTHLTHFRFSSASQQREQNKPGHYRAAPNLNPTASTL from the exons ATGGAGTTAGAGCACCTGAAGAGGCTACGTCAAGCCAACCAGGAACTTCTACAAAGGCTCAGAATGAAGCAGGAAGAGATCAGAAAAAGACTTCCCAGCAAGCCACTCTTTCCAGCATCTCTTCATAATAGAACATCTACTGAAAGATCTGTCCCTGTGGCCAAGAAAGGG AAGGAAAGTCAAGTCAATGCTGTGATGTCTACAGCTGACCCTGCAATGTTGGTGTCTGTGGAACTCGGAGCTTACGCAGCCAGAGCAGCCCTCTGTTCATCTCTTAAACACAGCAGCAATGACAGAGGGGTACAGCAACAGCAAGCGAAGATGCATGAAGCAGTAGGTTTGGATTCCAGCTTTCCTGGGAAAGAGAAGAATGTTATGCCAGTGTCTGCAATCATTATGTGTGGCAGAGAAACCTCCGGAGTGGATAGGGATGGCTATGCTCGAGGAAGTCCGGAGAAAGAATCCTTCCTGCTGGGACATGGAGAGAACAGAAAACAATCCACTCTGCTACATGGTTTCCATGAGAAGAAACAGCTTAAGGGTCATCTGGACCCATCACTGGGCAGAATACAAAGTGAAGAGACCAGTCAGCAGCATGTGGTCATTAGAGAGCCCATAATCCCTAAATCAATCTTGCTGACATCTCAGTCCAAAGAGTTGAAG aaggaagCTGGTCATGTGACTTTTCAGTCTGACCCTGAAGAATATACCATACCTGTGAGCAGCTGGTCTGTGCGTCCTTTCCTGGGCTATGACTGGATTGCAG GGCTCCTAGATACAAACTCTTCAGTAGTAGAAGAATCTGACCAATACTTTGCTGAGCTGCACAAGTTCCGACAGGCCAACAGAGAAGCATGTGTTCATGAGCAGCACCTGGA GCCCGAGGCTTTGGATGACATAGTTCCTGAACAAGAACCGGATTTGATAACCAGTTTGCATAAGT GTGTTTACTGTTATCGATTAAACCAGCGCCTCTTCACTGTCCCTGTGGATTCAGAATCTGCCTGCCCCGTGTGTAAGATCCCACGTACTCAGCAGCCTGCAGAGACCCTGGAAGAGCCAGCCTATGTCAG GGTCAGCATTCCCAGGTCTACCCTTATGCCTGCCTACAAATACAAAGCCCATCGCAGGAAGAGCTTTGAACCAGCAGACAATCTAGCATTACCTTCG CATTGCCTGGCTGGCTGGGAAAATATCATCCCTTCCAGCAATCCCAGGCTCAGCAGTTTGGATCTGCGAGCTTCACTGGAAGAGAAGCCTTCTCACCATCCTCGCCTG AACTCGGTGTCCAGAGTGTCAGGAAGAACCAGAACTGACCAGCTTCTGAACCTGACCCACTTGACACACTTCAGGTTTAGCAGTGCTTCTCAGCAGAGGGAGCAAAACAAACCGGGACACTACAGAGCAGCTCCAAATTTAAATCCGACTGCCTCAACTCTGTGA